A window of Candidatus Methylomirabilota bacterium contains these coding sequences:
- the mqnC gene encoding dehypoxanthine futalosine cyclase, with protein sequence MTEWNRKIEAIGEKVEAGERLTFDEGVELFERATLLELSAMADCVRRRLHPDPVVTYVIGRTINYTNICWVQCAFCAFYRLPTSPEGYLLSKDEIFQKIEELIELDGTEVLLQGGLNPSLKIDYYEDLFASIKARYSVDLHALSTVEISYISNSSKLSIMEILKRLKAAGLDSIPGAGAELLVDEVRQRVSPLKESASDWLNVMRTAHELGIPSTATMMYGVGEALAQRVEHLMKIRDLQDHTGGFTAFIPWSYQPNGDAFGGYAGSGYGYLRTVAVSRIVLDNVKHIQAAWLTMGPKVGQLSLQYGVDDFGSTVLEENVVRTHATRQLMSFEEIRRNVRDAGFVPTRRTTRYQLLE encoded by the coding sequence ATGACTGAGTGGAACAGAAAAATCGAGGCGATCGGGGAGAAGGTTGAGGCGGGGGAGCGGCTGACCTTCGATGAGGGGGTCGAGCTGTTCGAGCGGGCGACACTGCTCGAGCTATCCGCCATGGCCGATTGCGTGCGCCGGCGCCTGCATCCCGATCCGGTCGTAACCTATGTCATCGGCCGCACCATCAACTATACCAACATCTGCTGGGTCCAATGTGCGTTCTGCGCGTTCTACCGGCTGCCGACCTCTCCGGAAGGTTATCTCCTGTCTAAGGATGAAATCTTTCAGAAGATTGAGGAACTGATCGAACTGGACGGGACAGAGGTCCTGCTTCAAGGGGGGTTGAATCCCAGTCTGAAGATCGACTACTACGAGGATCTGTTCGCCTCCATTAAGGCCCGCTATTCGGTCGATCTGCACGCGTTATCAACGGTTGAGATCAGTTATATTTCAAATAGTTCCAAACTATCCATCATGGAGATCTTGAAGCGACTCAAGGCGGCCGGTCTCGACTCGATCCCTGGAGCCGGCGCCGAGCTGTTAGTTGATGAGGTGAGGCAGCGTGTGTCGCCGCTGAAAGAGAGCGCATCCGATTGGCTGAACGTGATGCGGACCGCCCACGAACTTGGGATACCCAGCACGGCGACGATGATGTATGGGGTAGGCGAGGCGCTGGCCCAGCGGGTCGAACACCTCATGAAGATTCGAGACCTGCAAGATCATACCGGTGGTTTTACGGCCTTTATCCCATGGAGCTACCAACCAAACGGTGATGCATTCGGAGGTTATGCCGGCAGCGGCTACGGCTATCTTCGGACCGTCGCCGTTTCGAGGATTGTGCTGGACAATGTCAAGCATATCCAGGCCGCCTGGCTGACGATGGGTCCCAAGGTGGGGCAGCTTTCGTTACAATATGGGGTCGATGATTTCGGCAGCACCGTCCTCGAGGAGAATGTGGTGAGGACGCATGCAACGCGGCAACTGATGTCTTTCGAAGAGATTCGACGCAACGTACGGGATGCCGGCTTTGTGCCAACGCGCCGCACGACACGGTATCAGCTTCTGGAGTAG